The Acidobacteriota bacterium genome has a segment encoding these proteins:
- a CDS encoding YbjQ family protein, translating to MIVITADAAPPRRIERTLGLVRGNAIRARHIGTDIMAVLRGLVGGEVSEYTKLFAETREQALDRMVAEALTLGANGIVCVRFSTSMVMSGAAELLCCGTAVVLSELEPAG from the coding sequence ATGATCGTCATCACCGCCGACGCGGCACCGCCGCGAAGAATCGAGCGCACCCTCGGGCTGGTGCGAGGCAACGCCATCCGGGCGCGCCACATCGGAACCGACATCATGGCCGTGCTGCGCGGCCTGGTGGGCGGTGAGGTCAGCGAGTACACCAAGCTGTTCGCCGAAACCCGCGAGCAAGCCCTCGACCGCATGGTGGCCGAAGCACTGACCCTCGGCGCCAACGGCATCGTGTGCGTGCGCTTCTCGACCTCGATGGTGATGTCGGGAGCGGCCGAGCTGCTGTGCTGCGGCACCGCCGTGGTGCTCTCCGAGCTCGAGCCGGCCGGTTGA
- a CDS encoding zf-HC2 domain-containing protein, with translation MPTDEPQGCGRPFAEEMLSGYLDGVLTQADRQQVRLHLEDCAHCRGLVEGMNALRATAANTAFLVPDDGQWNELPKSSGSRWLRTGGWTMLIAWAVAVTAFLGWQLATGHETLWQKLLVFGALAGGLFLFLSVLLDRLRTLPGDRYRRVQK, from the coding sequence ATGCCGACTGATGAGCCCCAGGGGTGCGGCCGGCCCTTCGCCGAGGAAATGCTCTCGGGCTACCTCGACGGCGTATTGACCCAGGCTGATCGACAGCAAGTGCGCCTTCATCTCGAAGACTGCGCCCACTGTCGTGGCCTGGTCGAGGGCATGAATGCCCTGCGCGCCACCGCCGCCAACACCGCTTTCCTGGTTCCCGATGACGGCCAGTGGAACGAGCTCCCGAAGAGCTCCGGAAGCCGCTGGCTCCGCACCGGCGGCTGGACCATGCTGATCGCTTGGGCCGTTGCCGTGACCGCCTTCTTGGGTTGGCAGCTCGCCACAGGACACGAGACTTTGTGGCAAAAACTCCTGGTCTTCGGCGCCCTCGCCGGAGGCCTGTTTCTTTTTCTCTCGGTCTTGCTCGATCGTCTCCGCACCCTTCCGGGCGACCGCTATCGGAGGGTCCAGAAATGA
- a CDS encoding sigma-70 family RNA polymerase sigma factor encodes MTLRQPSAAARLPIAAGDPLSERVERARRGDQIAREELATWCRRAAYLLALQLLRDPEDALDVAQDSALRFFSNLHRFEPGRAVKPWLFAIVRNRVRDLKRWRRVRLHEPLDGLTGEDRPEIVDLSPGPEGTAEQRQLQARLWQAVNQLTDGQREILILRDYQDLSYQEIARVLSIPQGTVMSRLHRARKALRSTLSDLDEAGEISMSGGM; translated from the coding sequence ATGACTTTACGGCAACCGAGCGCGGCAGCTCGGCTCCCCATCGCTGCTGGCGACCCATTGAGCGAGAGGGTGGAGCGGGCCCGCCGGGGCGATCAGATCGCCCGGGAGGAGCTCGCTACGTGGTGCCGGCGTGCGGCATATCTTCTCGCCTTGCAGCTCCTGCGTGACCCGGAGGATGCGCTCGACGTGGCTCAGGACTCGGCCCTGCGCTTCTTCTCCAATTTGCACCGTTTCGAACCCGGCCGGGCGGTCAAGCCCTGGTTGTTCGCCATCGTCCGCAATCGCGTCCGCGACCTCAAGCGCTGGCGGCGGGTGCGCCTTCACGAGCCCCTCGACGGGCTCACCGGAGAGGATCGGCCCGAAATCGTCGACCTTTCGCCGGGCCCCGAAGGCACCGCCGAGCAGCGCCAATTGCAGGCCCGTTTGTGGCAGGCCGTCAACCAATTGACCGACGGTCAGCGCGAGATCTTGATCCTGCGGGACTACCAAGATCTCTCCTATCAGGAGATTGCGCGGGTTCTCTCGATTCCCCAAGGCACGGTGATGTCGCGGCTGCACCGAGCCCGGAAAGCTCTGCGCAGCACCTTGAGCGACCTGGACGAAGCCGGGGAGATTTCGATGTCCGGAGGAATGTGA
- a CDS encoding glycosyltransferase family 2 protein: protein MSVELSVVIPTYNRMDTLPEVLAAVEGQRADFEFEVVVVDDGSTDGTAEWLAERAFRRSAQVLRQDNAGPARARNRGVEAARGRWVAFLGDDTVPEAGWLQNHRRAHRERGDARELAVIGYTGWHRRMRLNPFLRYINDYGLQFGYRLIDDPEKVPFNFFYTSNLSLQRELLVAEPFDLRFPYAAWEDIETSYRLHQRQGLRLIYEPRAEVAHDHPTSLARFAERQEKSGYSAVVFYRLHPELGAFLGVGPEGPPPLPPAAPQRFWERLARALQGLPLKLPGLWERTLRFHYIRGLHRAWQDQQAVIKEGA from the coding sequence ATGAGCGTCGAGCTGTCGGTGGTGATTCCCACCTACAACCGCATGGACACCCTGCCGGAGGTGCTGGCGGCGGTCGAGGGTCAGAGGGCCGACTTCGAGTTCGAAGTCGTGGTGGTCGATGATGGCTCGACCGATGGCACCGCCGAATGGCTCGCAGAGCGCGCCTTTCGGCGTTCGGCGCAGGTGCTGCGGCAGGACAATGCCGGACCGGCGAGGGCGCGCAACCGCGGCGTCGAGGCGGCGCGCGGTCGCTGGGTGGCCTTTTTGGGGGACGACACCGTCCCTGAGGCAGGATGGTTGCAGAACCATCGCCGGGCCCATCGCGAGCGCGGTGACGCTCGCGAGCTGGCGGTCATCGGCTATACCGGCTGGCACCGGCGCATGCGCCTCAACCCGTTCCTGCGCTACATCAACGACTACGGTCTGCAGTTCGGATACCGGTTGATCGACGATCCGGAGAAGGTGCCGTTCAACTTCTTCTACACCTCCAATCTGTCGCTGCAGCGCGAGCTGCTAGTGGCGGAACCCTTCGACCTGCGGTTCCCCTATGCTGCCTGGGAGGACATCGAAACCAGCTACCGGCTGCACCAGCGTCAGGGCCTGCGCCTGATCTACGAGCCGCGGGCCGAAGTCGCCCACGACCATCCCACCAGCCTGGCTCGCTTCGCCGAGCGGCAGGAGAAGTCCGGCTACTCGGCGGTGGTCTTCTACCGTTTGCACCCGGAGCTCGGCGCCTTCCTCGGGGTCGGCCCGGAAGGACCACCGCCGCTACCGCCGGCGGCGCCGCAGCGATTCTGGGAACGCCTGGCCCGCGCCTTGCAGGGATTACCTCTGAAACTACCCGGCCTCTGGGAGAGGACATTGAGGTTCCACTACATCCGGGGCCTTCACCGCGCCTGGCAGGATCAGCAGGCCGTGATAAAGGAGGGTGCCTAA
- a CDS encoding PEGA domain-containing protein: MVRQIFRRGGIAALGAGALYLALMALMAAPAEAQAARTRPGGSSGGSVSGGSSGGSSSSGGSSSVRSTRPSGVSSGSPTVIERRRPYTRSRDRFRYYGNHGYNDYYFYGGRYYPSYYWSPFGLGWWFGYSSYYPYSYARRPGVAVYGGRLTEEMGALDTDVWPGRAEVFVNGQRVGTVDNYDGFPRYLWLEKGVYDVVFYLDGFKTIARQYTIDPGVVVDVEDRMQRGESVRPEDLASKSTAVRDARLAARREQQPAPTEWRQRVRAQRAERRQAVEESDSVEDLRGEPARLVLSIEPADAAVYLDGEFLGIGNEVARELIVDPGRHRLSIVRPGHESRNVEVEVAAGDETEVDVTLTKLE, from the coding sequence ATGGTTAGGCAAATTTTTCGACGTGGGGGGATCGCCGCCCTTGGGGCGGGCGCTCTCTATCTCGCTTTGATGGCGCTGATGGCGGCGCCGGCGGAGGCCCAGGCGGCTCGCACCCGTCCCGGCGGTTCGTCGGGCGGCTCCGTGAGCGGCGGTTCGTCCGGTGGCTCGAGCTCTTCCGGTGGCTCGTCATCGGTGCGCAGCACGCGACCCTCAGGGGTGAGCAGCGGCTCTCCGACCGTGATCGAGCGCCGTCGCCCCTACACGCGCAGCCGCGACCGCTTCCGCTACTACGGCAACCACGGCTACAACGATTACTACTTCTACGGTGGCCGCTACTACCCGAGCTACTACTGGAGTCCCTTCGGCCTCGGTTGGTGGTTCGGCTACTCGAGCTACTACCCCTACAGCTACGCCCGTCGGCCCGGGGTGGCGGTCTACGGCGGCCGCTTGACGGAGGAGATGGGTGCTTTGGACACCGACGTCTGGCCCGGCCGGGCGGAGGTCTTCGTCAACGGTCAGCGGGTGGGCACGGTCGACAATTACGACGGTTTCCCGCGCTATCTGTGGCTCGAAAAGGGGGTCTACGACGTCGTCTTCTACCTCGACGGCTTCAAGACCATCGCCCGGCAGTACACCATCGATCCGGGAGTGGTGGTCGATGTCGAAGACCGCATGCAGCGCGGTGAGTCGGTGCGGCCGGAGGATCTGGCCTCGAAGTCGACGGCGGTGCGCGATGCCCGCCTGGCGGCTCGCCGCGAGCAGCAGCCGGCACCCACCGAGTGGCGTCAGCGGGTGCGCGCTCAGCGCGCCGAGCGGCGCCAAGCGGTGGAAGAGTCGGACTCGGTCGAAGACTTGCGTGGTGAGCCGGCCCGGCTGGTGCTCTCGATCGAGCCCGCCGACGCCGCGGTCTATCTCGACGGGGAGTTCCTCGGCATCGGCAACGAAGTGGCCCGCGAGCTGATCGTCGATCCCGGCCGCCATCGCCTCTCGATCGTGCGACCGGGCCACGAGTCCCGCAACGTCGAGGTCGAAGTCGCCGCCGGCGATGAGACCGAGGTCGACGTCACCCTGACCAAGCTCGAGTAG
- a CDS encoding methylated-DNA--[protein]-cysteine S-methyltransferase, with protein sequence MELRKGVVTRVLIDPSEEESAGFDSFMDLPDSEYFEELFGSLSEYFAGARLNLRLAWDFGPSAITGFARRVLRETSKIPFGKTRTYRMIAKGAGKPDAYRLVLATLVENPMPIVIPCHRVVTNKSGIGSYIGGQERKRWLIDMEKEALKRREQGR encoded by the coding sequence ATGGAGTTGCGTAAGGGAGTGGTGACCCGGGTCTTGATCGACCCCTCGGAAGAGGAGTCGGCAGGGTTCGATTCGTTCATGGATCTTCCCGACTCGGAGTACTTCGAAGAGCTCTTCGGCAGTCTCTCGGAGTACTTTGCAGGCGCCCGCCTCAATCTTCGCCTGGCCTGGGACTTCGGGCCCTCGGCGATCACCGGCTTCGCGCGCCGTGTCCTGCGCGAGACCAGCAAAATTCCCTTCGGCAAGACCCGCACCTACCGCATGATCGCCAAAGGCGCCGGCAAACCGGACGCCTACCGCCTGGTGCTGGCGACGCTGGTGGAAAACCCGATGCCGATCGTCATCCCGTGCCACCGGGTGGTGACCAACAAATCCGGCATTGGCAGCTATATCGGCGGCCAGGAGCGCAAGCGCTGGCTGATCGATATGGAGAAGGAAGCCCTCAAGCGCCGCGAACAGGGACGCTAG